Proteins found in one Rhinolophus ferrumequinum isolate MPI-CBG mRhiFer1 chromosome 9, mRhiFer1_v1.p, whole genome shotgun sequence genomic segment:
- the SMIM12 gene encoding small integral membrane protein 12 codes for MWPVFWTVVRTYAPYVTFPVAFVVGAVGYHLEWFIRGKDPQPVEEEKSISERREDRKLDELLGKDHTQVVSLKDKLEFAPKAVLNRNRPEKN; via the coding sequence ATGTGGCCTGTGTTTTGGACCGTGGTACGTACCTATGCTCCCTATGTCACATTTCCTGTGGCCTTCGTGGTCGGGGCTGTGGGCTACCACCTGGAATGGTTCATCCGGGGAAAGGATCCCCAGCctgtggaggaggagaagagcaTCTCAGAGCGCCGGGAAGACCGCAAGTTGGATGAGCTGCTAGGCAAAGACCACACCCAGGTGGTGAGCCTCAAGGACAAGCTGGAATTTGCCCCTAAAGCTGTCCTGAACAGAAACCGCCCAGAGAAGAACTAA